DNA sequence from the Calditrichota bacterium genome:
AAACTGCTTTTTGTTGCGGAATAATTGAATAGCACCCTCTTCATTTTAACCTGAATATTTTGTTGATATAAAATACTTTTATGGAATTTCTTGTGCAAGTGCATCTATAATATTATGAATGGCCATTCATACATAACTAATTAAATTATAGGAGATATCATGAGTAAGTATTATGTCTTAATTATTATTACTAGCTTCATTTTAAGTTGCGAAACACAAGTTAATGCTCCAGTTACAAAAGAACTTTCTGAGCAAGGTCAATTTTCAAAAATTGTAACCCCACCTCTTCCAGATATAGAAGTTATTTATGAAAACGGCCAAGGCTATTTAATAGCAGGAGAAAATAGTGGATGGATTTCTTACAACCCTGGGATGGCTGAATATATGATTAAATTTGAGTTTTTAAGGGACATTATAACAGGAGGCGGTAATGGCGAAGGTATATCGGTGAATGTTATAGTCAAAGATAAAGTTAATAATACAATGTTAAATAAATGGTATGAATTAACCAATGCAGTTCAATGGTACACTTTTTATGAATCTTTTCAGCCAGGGTTCGGGGCCCATAAAATGATAATTAATGTCCCATGGCCATTTTATGATGGATTGGGTGCAAAAGTAACCTTATTGCGAAATTCAACAAACTAAAACATTAAAGATAAATGTATTAATTCCAGGAGGTTTTATTATGTTTTTAAAAACTTTAGTTTTATTTAGTTTTTTAGGAAGTTTGGCATTTGCACAACTATGCCCTAGGTACTACCACATTTTAAATAAATGTGGTTATTATAATGAATTTGCTGTTTGGGATGATGACAATAGTACTTTTACTGTACAAGTTGATAACGATAATATTACATCACCCGAATCATGTACTAGTTGTACGGGTCCTGCTGATCCTTACTATTTTGTTTCATACGCTTCAGATACTGATCCTAGAGCAGCTGTTTCGCCATATATTATTAATGAAGGTGAATGGCACCGAGTGGTTATTACAAAAAATTCACAAACAACAAAAGTGTATTATAAACAATTGTCAATGGCTCAATCTGGCGGGCATTCTCCTGATTATGTTATTAATACAGATGGAACAGGATATGATAAAGCCCCTTCAGATGCTGTCGTTAGTTGGGATAGTATCTTAAAAACGAGTCCGCCATCTGATTGGTATGTGCCAGATGTAGGTTCACTTAGTGGTAATAATTACAATCTTTTTTGGTCACATTCTTGGGAACAAAATGTACCACAAACACAATACGAAATTTATCGTTCAAATTCATTTAATGGACCCTATACTAAAATAGCTACAACTTCAACCCTTTCGTATAGTGCACTTCCATTTCCAAACCGTTATTATAAAGTAAAAGCAAAATTGGATGGAAAATTGAGCCAGAATTTTTCAAACACAGTACTATTACCAATGCTTTCAAAAACATCTGTTAAAACAGAAAAAGAAACAGGAGTTATACCTCAAGAATATAAATTATATAATAATTATCCAAACCCATTTAATCCATCGACTAAAATTACTTTTGAAATCCCAAAGGAATCTGATGTAAAAATAACAATTTATGACTTAAATGGAAGTATTGTTTCTACTTTAGTGAATAGGTTTTTTACAAGCGGAAAATACACTTTAACTTATAATGCAGAGGGCCTTCCTTCAGGTACATATTTCTATAAGCTTGAAACAAATTATTATTCCGAAACGAAAAAAATGGTTTTGATGAAATAACCCCTATTTCATTAGACATTTAGATTAAGGCCGCATATGCGGCCTTTTTAATTTTTATTGGAAGGTTACCGTTACCTGTTTTACAATTTCTGCAACGGCCTGGTAAAACTTAGTTTCTGTTTGGTAGAGGTTATAGCGGTATTTAACAACCTGGATCATTGCTTCTCCAGAAATATCTGATAAATCTGCGGCTTCAATAGAATGCTGGCCATTATTTGGAAGGCCTTGTGCTATGTAAGTTTTAGAATTTGACAAATCTACAACAAGTACAAGCATTGAATCTGTATTATTTAATGAGCCAACCCAAGTAATATTCAAACCATTGCTTTTATCAATATTACCGGAAACCGGTGAAGTTAAAGTAAAACTTGACGGACTTGATACCGCTAAGTCAAATGCTGGGATATCCCCGTTTCCTGCTACTTCCCAATTATGATTGGAGCCATTAAAAGAAACATTGTTTAATGACGATGGGTTTGTCTGGCTGAATGAGTTATACCACGTACTTCCGGATTGTGACTCTGCCATCAAAGGTTGTTCATTTACAGCAACATCACCCGCATTATCTCCATTGCCAAACCAGGCATAGCCCATTGCAAATTGGGCTGCAGGAAAACCTGGTATTGTTTCAAATTCAAATAAAACTGTTGCTAAAACCCCACCAAACTCTAAGCCTTCAACGCTAGTAACTGAAGGCATTGGCTGACCGCTCTTATTAATATCACTCTCACCACCATCCCCATTGGAATCGGTAGAGCTACTACAACTAAATAGTAGTCCTGCAAACAGTAAATATAATAATTTAATTTGTAATTTATTCATGAATTGTCCTCCTTGATTTGTTATGGTTTTATTTTTGAGAATTACTTTTTAGTAAGATCATATTTTCAGTTTATTTTTATATAAATATATCCGGCTGATAAATGGTATTATGTTTATAACAAGAAGAGTGCCAAATAAAAGAAGAATTAGTAGAGTGTTGTTTTTTAAAGATTTATGCTAACTCGTAGATTTAAGATGTCGTAAAAATGAAACGGTGAGATATTCAAAATTGTCGTTAACAGGCGACACTAAATGATTATTGATTAAACTTTTTGGCGATATAAATTTTACTTGGTGTAGTAAAAGTTACTTTACCCGGTGATGCAGTATCGAACTCAAAGGTCCAGTTTTTTTCTTGCGAAAAGAATTTTGAAGTGGTGTCTGAATATATCTGGAATTTTTCTTTGCTCCATGATGGAAGAAGATAAAACTTATTTCCCTCGATTATAAAGTCTAAATAGTTGTTATCAAAATCATAGCGACCAACAAGGTTTTTTACACGTTTTAAATTCAGTTTTATACCAGACCAGAATTTCAGATACTCACGTTCACCAAGCATGCCAAGCATTCTCCTGGCCCATATAAAATCAGGTTTTAATTCAAGCACTTTTTTGTATGATTCGACCGCTGCTTGATTCTGATTTGTTTCCATCAAAGATTTAGCCAGTTTTTCGAACGCTTTCCAGGAAGAAGGAAAGGCTTTTGTATTTAGGGAATACACTTCTATTGCTTCATCAATTTTTTCATCTTGATACAATTCATCTGCTACCCTTTGAAAATCTATCTCTTTAAATGGAAGTGAGCCATCGCCTTTTTCCAAGATCCGATCCAATTGATCTTCAACTGCCTTGATTCCTTCTTTACGGAATTGTTGGACAAAATCATTTTCAAAACGATATTCTTGCCCCATGTTGTATTTTTCGTGACTTTCTTCAATAAACCTATGCCATTGGCCGGTGGGAAACCAAATACTGTCAAGATCTGTTTTTGCAAGTTTTTTATCATCGCCCAACCAGATTACACGATATAAAAACGTAAAGGCCGAAGCGCGCATATTAGCCTGGCAATGCAGCAGTACACTATCGTTTTTATGCTTTTCCATATCGTCAAAATAATGCTTTAGGTTTTCCTGAGTTGGATTCTTCCAGTCAACCTTAATTTGAGTAAATGTCAGCCCTTTGGATGTAACAATAGAATCTTCTTTACTCTGATCTCCTGGCAAAAGTGAAATGACGTGTTTAAAACCATAATCTTTTATAAAACCAAATTGCTTTTCAGTTATATACCCGGAGCTGGCAAGGTTATGCTCAATAAGTTGAAATGCCCGAATCGTTTTAAGAGAATCTAAAATGGCCGATTGGCCAAATAGGGAAGATGTAAGAATAATAATTATCAGAAAGGAATTTCTCATTGTAAAATCCTTATTGATCATAAAAATTTTAATAATTTATGGAGCAACAATCTGCATTAACCAACCTGTCAAGATCGCGCCATAGGTTCCAACAACGTAACCTAATACTGCCAGTAATACTCCAACCGGTGCCAGTGCTGTATGAAATGCCGATGCAACAATCGGTGCGGAAGCTGTGCCACCTACATTAGCCTGGCTACCAACTGCGATAAAAAAGAATGGCGCTTTGATTAGTTTACCGACAATAAAAAGTAAGACAACGTGGATCATAATCCAGACTATACCAACAAGAAAAAGGCCGGGATTTTCTACAATAGCTGTTAAATCCATACTCATGCCAATAGCTGCAATCAGGATATATAAAAAAATTGTTCCAATATTGGATGCGCCGGCACCTTCTAATTTCCGTGCTTTTGTAAAGGAAAGGATTAAACCACCGGTAGTTGCAATTACAACAATCCAGAAAAATGTAGAGGTTAGTCCAAAATCTTTTAAAAAGGGCAGATTTGATGCAAGCCATGGGGCAATGATATCTGCTAAAAAATGGGCAATGCCCGTTGTTCCAAAAGCAAATGCCAAAATTATGGTGATTTCTTTAACAGTTGGAATATGCGCAATACTTGCCCTGTATTTTTCAACTCTAACGCGTAAGTCATCAATGGCTGTTACATCGGCCTTTAGCCAATTATCAATTTTTTTGTTAATCCCTGCTCCATAAAGCAAAACGCCCATCCACAAATAACCGATTATTATATCAACAGGAAGCATTTGGGAAAATAGTTTATCACTTACTTCAAAAACTTCGCGCATAGCTGTTTGGTTTGCGCCGCCACCAATCCAACTTCCGGCAATGGTTGTTAAACCACGCCAAACAGCTTCCGGGCCAGCGCCTCCAACTACATCGGGTGCAAAAAATGAGATTATAAGAATTGCGATCGGGCCACCGATAACTATTCCTATTGTGCCGGTTAAGAACATAACAATTGCCCGCCAGCCAAGTTTGATAATAGCATTAATATCTACACTAAGTGTAAGAAGAACCAGGCTGGAAGGAAGTAAATAGCGGGAAGCCATAAAATATAACTGTGAATGCTCACCGGAAATTATACCAAGCGAATTAAAAATAGACGGTATAAAATAGCATAATAAAACGGTTGGAATAAACGTATAAAACTTTTTCCAAAATGGAGTATCAATGCTTGAGGTTTTAAAAACAACAGCAAGAATGGTCAGCAAAATACCTAGAACAACGGCGTCATTTGTAATCAATGGTTCCATAAATTCTCAAATAATGTTGTGAAAAATTTAAACAATAACAAAGGTGATCAAGATAGGTTTGAGGAATATATGATGCAATCAGGAAAAACAGCTTCTGACACAAATAAATTGTCTTTTTTGCAGAATGTAAAAGTGTTTTCAATACTACACATGGTTAACTGCCTAAGGCATAAAGCACAAAAGCAAGTAATGAAGCAGCAAAAATAATCTCAAACGGCCCGTTTATTTAATCTCTGAAGTTTGTCC
Encoded proteins:
- a CDS encoding DUF819 family protein, which gives rise to MEPLITNDAVVLGILLTILAVVFKTSSIDTPFWKKFYTFIPTVLLCYFIPSIFNSLGIISGEHSQLYFMASRYLLPSSLVLLTLSVDINAIIKLGWRAIVMFLTGTIGIVIGGPIAILIISFFAPDVVGGAGPEAVWRGLTTIAGSWIGGGANQTAMREVFEVSDKLFSQMLPVDIIIGYLWMGVLLYGAGINKKIDNWLKADVTAIDDLRVRVEKYRASIAHIPTVKEITIILAFAFGTTGIAHFLADIIAPWLASNLPFLKDFGLTSTFFWIVVIATTGGLILSFTKARKLEGAGASNIGTIFLYILIAAIGMSMDLTAIVENPGLFLVGIVWIMIHVVLLFIVGKLIKAPFFFIAVGSQANVGGTASAPIVASAFHTALAPVGVLLAVLGYVVGTYGAILTGWLMQIVAP
- a CDS encoding T9SS type A sorting domain-containing protein codes for the protein MFLKTLVLFSFLGSLAFAQLCPRYYHILNKCGYYNEFAVWDDDNSTFTVQVDNDNITSPESCTSCTGPADPYYFVSYASDTDPRAAVSPYIINEGEWHRVVITKNSQTTKVYYKQLSMAQSGGHSPDYVINTDGTGYDKAPSDAVVSWDSILKTSPPSDWYVPDVGSLSGNNYNLFWSHSWEQNVPQTQYEIYRSNSFNGPYTKIATTSTLSYSALPFPNRYYKVKAKLDGKLSQNFSNTVLLPMLSKTSVKTEKETGVIPQEYKLYNNYPNPFNPSTKITFEIPKESDVKITIYDLNGSIVSTLVNRFFTSGKYTLTYNAEGLPSGTYFYKLETNYYSETKKMVLMK